TGACGTGGAATGATCGAGGGGCGAGCTGGGGGTGGGGCAGGGAGCCGAGCAGAGCGCGGAAGCCCCGTTGTTGCAAGGCATGGACCACCTGCGGGGCGATGTCCAATCCGACGGTCTCCCAACCGCAGGCCGCCATGCGCTGGAGGAACGCTCCGCTGCCGCAGCCGAAGTCCAGCAGCCGGCCGGGGGGTTGGCACGGCAGGCGCCCGCGGCGCTCCGGACAGGGCCGGCCAAACAGCCGCGAAAACCATAAGGGCTTGGGGCGGGGCGGGCGGCGGAACCGGACCGCATGCGGTGCGTAATCCTGGGGGTAGAAGCGGAACATACTCGCCGCATCAGGACGGGGATTGGTGTAGACCAGGCCGCACTGGCGGCAGCGCACCACCGCAAAACGCAAGCCCCGCTGGCCGCCCGGCAACGGGTCTGCCGCCTCCAGCACCAACTCCGCCTCCGCCTGTCCGCAGAGCAGGCAATCCGTCTCTTCCCAGCGGAAATCGTACTGCGAGGAATCCGCCGCGTATTCCACCGGACTGGGAACCACCATCGGGTCGATCACGCCTCCGTGCCAGGTAGCGGCCCGCAGCCTAGCGGAGCGGCAGAGAGCCGTCAATGCCAGTCCCCGTGGAACGGAAGGCCCGGTGCGATTGCCAGACAGTCCCGGCTTGCCCCAAGAGAAGGCAATACAGCGGCTGAATGTGGCTTGCCGCCGCGGCTCGCGTGCAGAAATGGCGCAAAAGCGGGAGAAGTCCCCCCTGGCGCGGCGGGCTGTCAGGAGCGCTTCCCCTTGGCGGCTGGCTCTTCGTAGGCCTTGACGATGCGCGTGACCAGAGGATTGCGGATGATGTCCGATTCATCCAGGTACACGATGGCCACGCCTTCGACATCGCGCAGGCGCTGGACGGCATCTTCCAGTCCGCTTTTGATGCTTCGGGGCAGGTCGGTCTGGGTCAGGTCGCCGGTGACGACGATTTTGGAATTGATCCCCAGGCGGGTGAGGAACATTTTCATCTGCGCCGGCGTGGCATTTTGGCCTTCGTCGAGGATGATCACGGCATTGTTGAGGGTCCGCCCGCGCATGTAAGCCAAGGGGAGGATTTCGATGATGTCGTTGTCCATGTAGCGCTTGACGGTTTCCGCATCCATGATTTCGTTGAGGGCGTCAAAGAGCGGGCGCAGGTAGGGATTGACTTTGGCGACGAGATCGCCGGGGAGGAAGCCGAGGCGTTCGCCGGCCTCAACAGCGGGGCGGACGAGGACGATTTTGCGCACCTGTCCGCTGCGGAGCAAGCCGACGGCCCAGCCGACAGCCAGGTAGGTCTTTCCGGTGCCCGCCGGTCCGACGCAGAGCACGACATCATGGGTGCGCAGGGCTTGGACGTAGCGCCCTTGGCCATCGGTGCGTGCCCGCAGTCCTCGGCCCGATTCCATGAGGGTCAAGTGGCCGGCGGCTTCGCCGGAACCGCGGACCACATCCAGCACCGTCCGCACATCCTCCGCCTGCAAGCGTCCCCGCCGCCGCAGCAACTGCCGCAACTGCTGCACGGCCCGCTCCGCCTTCTCCACCGCTTCCACCGGCCCCTCAATTTGCAACAAGTCCCCCCGCGCCACCAGCTTGACGCCCAGGGCATCCCGTATCGTCCGCAGGTAGCTGTCCCGCGGTCCAAACAGCAGCACCGCTTCCTCTCGGCTGTCGAGAGTGATCGGATGCGTGACGACATTTTCGCTCATGATCGCTTCACCTCAGCAGGACCTCGTTCCAGGCCTATCGGCTGGCCTATCCCTCAGCCGTCCGGCTTCCCAGCTTCCCGGAGACGTTGAGGCTTCCCGAAGACCGACAACGCAACCCATCGCTTGAAAGCTAAAATCCTCATCATGGCCAGAGGAACCGTGACGGAGGGAATTGGGACCAGAGATAGACGACCGGCGCCGCAAAAAGGAGCGAGTCGATCACGTCCAGCAGTCCGCCGAAAGCGGGGAGCAGCGCGGCGGCGTCTTTCGCATGGCAGTCCCGTTTCCAGAGGGACTCCGCAAGGTCTCCTAGCATGCCGGCTCCGCCGACCAGGAGTCCGAAGAGGACGGCTTCGCCCAGCCCGGCGGGAAAAAGCAGCGGCTGCCACTGCCCCAGAAGGATCGCCGTAGCTGCTCCCCCGGCCAATCCCCCCGCTGCCCCCTCCCAGGTCTTTTTGGGGCTGAGGTAGGGCGCCATGGGGGTACGTCCCAGGAACGTGCCGGTGAAGTAAGCCGTGATGTCATTGACTTTCGGCACAGCGATCGCCGCCACGAGCCAGGCCAGCGCTGGAGGCCCCTCCCCGGACTGCGGTAGGAGGCGCAATTGGAGAAAGCAGGAGCCGAGCAGGCCAAGGTAGCTCAGGATCAGCGTGGTGGCCGCCAGGCGGGGGAGGGCTGCTCCGGCATGGGGGTAGCAGGCCATTTCCCGCAGGAAGGCCGCAAGGAAGGCCCAGCCGTAGGCGAAGAGCACCGCCGTCCAGGGGGAGGGTGGGCAGAGGGGGGAAGCGGGGAAGGCGGAGGCGGCGAACAGGTGCCACCAGTTGGCCGCCCAGCACAGGCTCAGGCCCAGGCCGAGCAGACCCAGCGGCGGACGATGGGCCGGTTCGAGCAGTTGCTGGAGTTCGTAGGCTGCACGCCAGAAGACGGCCAGCACCGTGAGGCCCAGCAGCGGATACCACGGCGCCAGGAAGCCATCCAGGTAGAGCAAGGCGGCGGCCAGCAGGGCCAGGACGGAGCCGATGAGCAAGCGGGTTCGGATCATGCGGAGTCGTCAGTTTCTTTCCCCAAGCCGCCGAAGCGCCGCTCGCGCCGAGCGTAGTCCCGCAGGGCTTCGTGGAACAGGGGGGCGTCGAATTCCGGCCAGTAACGCGGCGTCACCCACAGTTCGGCATAGGAAATCTGCCACAGGAGGAAATTGCTGAGCCGCATCTCTCCGGCCGTGCGGATGAGCAAATCGGGATCGGGCATTCCCGCCGTGTAGAGTTGGGAAGCGAACGCCGCTTCGTCGATCTGGGCGGGGGCCAGCCGTCCCTCCCGGACCGCTTCGGCCAGGGCGCGGGCAGCATCGAGAATCTCGGCCCGGCTGCCGTAGTTGATCGCCAGGCAGAGGGTCAGACCGCGGTTTTCCGACGTGGCGGCCACATTCTCCGCGATCGCCGCCTGCACTTCCGCCGGCAATCCCTCCCGCCGACCGATGACCGCCAAGCGGATGTTCTGCTCCATGATGCGGGGCCGCTGCTCGTGCAGATACTTCTGCAACAGGAGCATGAGGAAGTCGATCTCTTGGCGGGGCCGTTTCCAGTTTTCCAGACTCAGGCAGTAAAGGGTCAGATAGGGAATGGCCAGGCGGCAACACTCCTCGACGACGCAAGCCACGGCCTTGGCACCTTCCAGATGCCCTGCTGTTCGTTCCTTGCCGTGGGCCCGCGCCCACCGCCCATTCCCATCCATGATGATGGCCACGTGCTGGGGCAAGCGGGCCGGGTCGAGTCCCACTGTGGCGGCGTAGGCGGCAGGGTCGACAGTCACGCGGCGGATGCCTCCGAGGTTCCGATGCGTAGGGACGGATGCCAGGCGGCCCGTCTCAAGCCCCGCTGTACCCGCCGGCCCCCGACCCGCCAGGGAGGTGGTTCGGCCAGCGAGCGCGGCAGAGCCGGTTCCTTCACCACCATCTTACACGCCTCACGCCGCAAGACGGATGGTTTGCTCCCGATCCGGGCCGACGGAGATGATGGACACCGGCAGGCCAATGAGTTCCGCAATCCGATCGACGTAGCGGCGGGCGGCGGGGGGCAGGTCGGCCAGACGGCGCGCCGTGCTGATATCTTCCCCCCAGCCGGGCAACGTCTCATACACCGGCCGGCAGCGCTGGAGTTCGTAGGCATCGCTGGGGAAATGGACAGTGCGTTCCCCGTCCCGCTCGTATTCCACGCAGATTTTGACCTCCGGCAGGCCGCTGAGCACATCCAACAGCATGATGGTGATCTCATCCGCGCCGGCCAGGGCCGCCGTGTAGCGCACCGCCACGGCATCGAACCAGCCGCACCGCCGGGGCCGGCCCGTCACCGTGCCGTATTCCTTCCCGACCCGCCGAATCCGTTCCCCGTATCCTTCCGGCCCGTCGTTCAGCTCCGTGGGAAATGGCCCTTGGCCCACCCGCGTCGTGTACGCCTTGACCACGCCGATGATCCGCGTCACATGCCGGGTCGGCAGACCCGCCCCGCTCCAAATCCCCGCCGGTAAACTGCTCGAACTTGTGACATACGGATAGGTACCGTGGTCCACGTCCAGCAGGCTGCCTTGGGCCGCCTCAAACAGGATCCGCTTCCCCTGCCGCGCCGCCTCCTGGAGCAAGCGGCAGGTGTCGGTGACGTAGGGCTTGAGGCGTTCGGCATAGGCGAGATACTCCTGGGCCAGGGCTTCGGCATCGAAGGGCTGGAAACTCGTGGGGTGGCCATTGGCGATGGCGGCCAGCAGGCGATTTTTGAAAGGCACAATCCGCGCCAGTCGCTCCCGAAAATGCTCCGGATGGAACAGCTCGCCGACCCGGATGCCGCAGCGCCGCCCCACTTTGTCCTGATAGCACGGTCCGATGCCCCGCCCCGTGGTGCCAATTTGGCCTTCGCTGCCGCTTTCCGCCAGCCGGTCCTCTTCGATGTGATACGGGAAAATGAGATGGGCATGATCGCTCAAAGCGAGCGTCCGGCTCAGATCGAAACCATGCCGCTGCAACTGTTCGACTTCCTCCAAAAAACGCGGCGGATAGACCACCACGCCATTGCCGATGACCGAGATGACATTGGGGCGGATCACTCCAGTCGGCAGCAGGGACAATTTGAAGGTCCGCCCTCCCGCCACGACCGTATGGCCGGCGTTGGCCCCGCCGTTGTACCGCACTACATAATCGAATTGCTCGCCGAGCAGGTCTACGATTTTGCCCTTGGCCTCATCGCCCCATTGCAAACCGACCACGCACGTCGCCGTCATATCGCACCCAACACCTGCCGTCCTATCCCCGTGATCTCCCGGCATGCCTTTGCTAGCAGTAAAAAAGCCCGGCACGCACCGGGCTGCGTCCTTCCATGACCACCCCGATACACGCTAGCTGTCCACGGGGGAAGCGTCAAGGGTGTCCACGCCAAAGGAGCTTCAGCGGCACCGCCCGGAGCTGCCGCCGAGCTACCGCCCCCAACCTGCCGCCCTCCAAACGGGACTCGCCGAACTGATACAATGCCATCAATCGGACCATTCCCAAAACCACGGGCGGTTGCGGAGCGACCCCCGGCAACTGGAGGGCTTCCCATGGCGTCTATCAAAATGATCGATGTGCGGCCTGGTATGGTCATTAGCATGAATGACAACCTCTACTACGTCATCGACCGCAATCTCAACACACCGGGGAACTGGCGGGCCATCCTCTACTTGAAAGTCAAAAACCTGCACACCGGTTCCATCACCGACGAACGTGTCCATCCCGATGATAAAGTGGACCAGGTCTATCTGGAAACCAAAGACTTTATCTATTCCTACAAGGATGGCGATGCCTATGTGTTCCTCGATGCCGAGACTTATGAACCAGTGACCCTGCAAGCGGACATGGTGGGGGACAAGATCAAGTATCTGCGGGAAAACGACCCGTGCAAGATCACGTTTTACGACGGCAAGCCGCTGGCCCTGGAACTGCCCCAAACAGTGACGCTCAAAGTGGTGGAGACGGAGCCGGGAATCAAAGGGGCCACCGCCGCGGCCCAAAACAAACCCGCCGTGCTGGAAACCGGCCTGAAAGTTATGGTGCCCCCCTTCATCGAAGTCGGCGAATTGATCGTGGTGCAAACCGAAGATGGCAAGTATCTCCGCCGGGCCAAGGACGCCAAGTAAACATTCACTTCCGCTGAGATGCTGTCTCAGAATCGTAGGGAATCTGGAACTGGGAATGCCTGGATTTCCCATTGTGGGGAATGTCGGGATTCCGCTAATGGGGAAGTGAATGGATTCACCCCTGAGGTTTGCTCTGGGATTGGCATTTGTTCCAGGCCAACTTTCGAGATGTAGATGTTTTTCATAGTATATCGTGAAAGACGTAAAAAAGGGATGCGGTGAGTGAATGGCTGAGCCATTGATCACTCTGACGACGGATTTCGGCTATTCCGCGCCCTACGTGTCTGTGATGAAGGGGGTGATCTACGCGTTGTGCCCCTCGGCGCGGGTGGTGGACCTGACGCATGCCATCGCCCCGCAGAACATCCGGCAGGCGGCGTATTTTCTGGCGACGGCAGTGCCCTACTTTCCCGCGGGAACGATCCATGTCTGCGTGGTGGACCCCGGCGTGGGGACGGAGCGGGCGGCCCTGTACACCCAGGTGGACGGGCAGCACCTCTTCGGGCCGGATAATGGCCTGTTCACCCTCCTGTGGCGGCAGGCCCGCGAGCCGCCCCTCGTCCGCCGCTTGACCGAGGCTCGTTTCTGGCGCCCAGTGGTGTCCGCCACCTTCCACGGTCGGGATATTTTCGCCCCGGCCGCTGCTCATCTTGCACGCGGCGTACCGCCGGAGGAATTGGGACCGCTCCATCCCCACCCCGTCCAACTGGCTGTCCAGCCCGCTGTCTGCACGAGCACCGCCTGTGAGGGGGAAATCCAAGCGGTGGATGACTTCGGCAACCTGATCACGAACATCCCGGCGGCGCAAGTGCCGCAGCTTCCCTCCCTCGTGACCATTGGGTCCCGTCCGCCGCTGCGCCTGCCGTGGGTACGCACCTACGGGGACGCGCCCCCAGGCACCCTGGTCTCCCTCTTTTCCAGCGATGGCTACTTCGAGATCGCCCTGGTGCAAGGAAATGCCGCCCGGCAGTTGCAGGTTTCCCCTGGCGAATGCGTCCGCCTGACCTGGCAACCCAGTAGCCTGTGACGTTCCCTGGAGGCCGCACCCGCCGTGACATTCCGCGGTTTTGGGGCGGTTCCCCGTCGCCAGGCGTCCTTGATGAGGTCCCCTTACCTCCGCCTGCCGCTCCGCCGGGTGTGGTCCGTCAGGCGGGAGAGGCCCTTCTGCGGGCGCTGCGGCACTTCGCACCGTTCGTGCATCCCTTCGAAGGGGGGACCTTCCGATTGTGCCTATCGCAGCGATGGAGCGGGGAATGATAGCGATTTGACCTCCGCCTCTGCGGTCAAGAGGTCTTGGCAAAGCCCAGGTTCTGGAGCAGGATGGAATGGAAGAGGGAGCCATTGGGATCGGGGAAAGGGAAGCGCCGGGAGGAGGGCCGGGCCAGTCCTCCGTGCGGGCAGCGATTTCCTTCCCCGGTGATGGGGGAAGCCCACGAGGAGCACCATGAAGCGGGTTTGCACTCGCCCGACGCTGGCAGCAGGCGGCGGAAGGACACCGAGGTCCTGGGGCGTCTGGAGCCGTGGCGGGGCGATCGGCGGGATCGCGCTGGGTTTGCTGGCTCTTTTCGGAGTCGGGGGAGGAACCGGAAGCGGACGGACGGCGCAGGCCCAAGTGCGGGAACCAGCCCGGCCCGATAAAGTCACGGTGCTGATCCGCTATCAAATCCTGACTGAGCGCAATCAGCGGATTCTCCAGTATCGGGCCTTCAGCAAGTATCTCGAATCGCTGGGTTTCGTCGACGAGCGGGCGGATGAAGAGGAGCGCGCCAGCGATGCCTTGGACCCGGCGGCCTACCGCCTTCAAGGAGTGATGCCCTCCGCCAACATCCTGCGTGTGCTGGAATATCCGGCGGTGCAAAGCCTGCTCGTCGCGCCGCCCGGTTTTTCCTGGAGCGAAGAGCCGGACCAAGCTGTGCCCGTGCGGATTATCCTCCGGTCCGGTATGACGCCGCGCCAG
This genomic interval from Thermogemmata fonticola contains the following:
- a CDS encoding adenylosuccinate synthase, which produces MTATCVVGLQWGDEAKGKIVDLLGEQFDYVVRYNGGANAGHTVVAGGRTFKLSLLPTGVIRPNVISVIGNGVVVYPPRFLEEVEQLQRHGFDLSRTLALSDHAHLIFPYHIEEDRLAESGSEGQIGTTGRGIGPCYQDKVGRRCGIRVGELFHPEHFRERLARIVPFKNRLLAAIANGHPTSFQPFDAEALAQEYLAYAERLKPYVTDTCRLLQEAARQGKRILFEAAQGSLLDVDHGTYPYVTSSSSLPAGIWSGAGLPTRHVTRIIGVVKAYTTRVGQGPFPTELNDGPEGYGERIRRVGKEYGTVTGRPRRCGWFDAVAVRYTAALAGADEITIMLLDVLSGLPEVKICVEYERDGERTVHFPSDAYELQRCRPVYETLPGWGEDISTARRLADLPPAARRYVDRIAELIGLPVSIISVGPDREQTIRLAA
- a CDS encoding isoprenyl transferase, which encodes MTVDPAAYAATVGLDPARLPQHVAIIMDGNGRWARAHGKERTAGHLEGAKAVACVVEECCRLAIPYLTLYCLSLENWKRPRQEIDFLMLLLQKYLHEQRPRIMEQNIRLAVIGRREGLPAEVQAAIAENVAATSENRGLTLCLAINYGSRAEILDAARALAEAVREGRLAPAQIDEAAFASQLYTAGMPDPDLLIRTAGEMRLSNFLLWQISYAELWVTPRYWPEFDAPLFHEALRDYARRERRFGGLGKETDDSA
- a CDS encoding phosphatidate cytidylyltransferase; translated protein: MIRTRLLIGSVLALLAAALLYLDGFLAPWYPLLGLTVLAVFWRAAYELQQLLEPAHRPPLGLLGLGLSLCWAANWWHLFAASAFPASPLCPPSPWTAVLFAYGWAFLAAFLREMACYPHAGAALPRLAATTLILSYLGLLGSCFLQLRLLPQSGEGPPALAWLVAAIAVPKVNDITAYFTGTFLGRTPMAPYLSPKKTWEGAAGGLAGGAATAILLGQWQPLLFPAGLGEAVLFGLLVGGAGMLGDLAESLWKRDCHAKDAAALLPAFGGLLDVIDSLLFAAPVVYLWSQFPPSRFLWP
- a CDS encoding class I SAM-dependent methyltransferase; translation: MIDPMVVPSPVEYAADSSQYDFRWEETDCLLCGQAEAELVLEAADPLPGGQRGLRFAVVRCRQCGLVYTNPRPDAASMFRFYPQDYAPHAVRFRRPPRPKPLWFSRLFGRPCPERRGRLPCQPPGRLLDFGCGSGAFLQRMAACGWETVGLDIAPQVVHALQQRGFRALLGSLPHPQLAPRSFHVITMWQALEHVHQPRLILRRAWELLVPGGYLIVAVPNFASWPARWFQQDWFGLDLPRHLTHFTPETLTAMLTAEQFWVHSVRGVVHVDWLRSSAQRRIARCGPRWYLRLLQWKPAADVAAWLCYVAGKAECLLATAQRPPREAPAPIPAAFSAQRTAS
- a CDS encoding SAM hydrolase/SAM-dependent halogenase family protein: MAEPLITLTTDFGYSAPYVSVMKGVIYALCPSARVVDLTHAIAPQNIRQAAYFLATAVPYFPAGTIHVCVVDPGVGTERAALYTQVDGQHLFGPDNGLFTLLWRQAREPPLVRRLTEARFWRPVVSATFHGRDIFAPAAAHLARGVPPEELGPLHPHPVQLAVQPAVCTSTACEGEIQAVDDFGNLITNIPAAQVPQLPSLVTIGSRPPLRLPWVRTYGDAPPGTLVSLFSSDGYFEIALVQGNAARQLQVSPGECVRLTWQPSSL
- the efp gene encoding elongation factor P, which encodes MASIKMIDVRPGMVISMNDNLYYVIDRNLNTPGNWRAILYLKVKNLHTGSITDERVHPDDKVDQVYLETKDFIYSYKDGDAYVFLDAETYEPVTLQADMVGDKIKYLRENDPCKITFYDGKPLALELPQTVTLKVVETEPGIKGATAAAQNKPAVLETGLKVMVPPFIEVGELIVVQTEDGKYLRRAKDAK
- a CDS encoding PhoH family protein, coding for MSENVVTHPITLDSREEAVLLFGPRDSYLRTIRDALGVKLVARGDLLQIEGPVEAVEKAERAVQQLRQLLRRRGRLQAEDVRTVLDVVRGSGEAAGHLTLMESGRGLRARTDGQGRYVQALRTHDVVLCVGPAGTGKTYLAVGWAVGLLRSGQVRKIVLVRPAVEAGERLGFLPGDLVAKVNPYLRPLFDALNEIMDAETVKRYMDNDIIEILPLAYMRGRTLNNAVIILDEGQNATPAQMKMFLTRLGINSKIVVTGDLTQTDLPRSIKSGLEDAVQRLRDVEGVAIVYLDESDIIRNPLVTRIVKAYEEPAAKGKRS